The Haemophilus parainfluenzae genome window below encodes:
- the asnA gene encoding aspartate--ammonia ligase produces the protein MKKTFILQQQEISFVKNTFTQNLIEQLGIIEVQGPILSEVGNGMQDNLSGIEKAVQVNVKCIPNAVYEVVHSLAKWKRHTLARFHFKEGEGLFVHMKALRPDEDSLDPTHSVYVDQWDWEKVIPEGRRNFAYLKETVRSIYRAIRLTELAVEARFDIPSSLPKEITFVHSEDLVKRYPDLSSKERENAICKEYGAVFLIGIGGKLSDGKPHDGRAPDYDDWTTESENGYKGLNGDILVWNAELGKAFELSSMGIRVDESALRLQVGLTGDEDRLKMDWHQDLLNGKLPLTIGGGIGQSRMAMFLLHKKHIGEVQSSVWPKEMLEQYQHIL, from the coding sequence ATGAAAAAGACGTTTATTTTACAACAACAAGAAATCAGCTTTGTGAAGAACACCTTTACTCAAAACTTGATTGAACAACTTGGCATTATCGAAGTACAAGGTCCAATTCTTAGTGAAGTTGGCAACGGTATGCAAGATAACTTATCAGGCATTGAGAAAGCGGTTCAAGTAAACGTGAAATGCATCCCAAATGCGGTTTATGAAGTGGTTCACTCATTAGCAAAATGGAAACGTCACACTTTAGCACGTTTCCACTTTAAAGAAGGCGAAGGCTTATTTGTGCACATGAAAGCATTACGTCCAGATGAAGATTCATTGGATCCAACTCACTCTGTTTATGTGGATCAATGGGACTGGGAAAAAGTGATTCCTGAAGGTCGTCGTAACTTTGCTTATTTAAAAGAAACTGTACGTTCTATCTATCGTGCAATCCGTTTAACTGAATTAGCAGTAGAAGCTCGTTTTGATATCCCATCAAGCTTACCAAAAGAAATCACCTTCGTTCACAGTGAGGATTTAGTGAAACGCTACCCAGATCTTTCAAGCAAAGAGCGTGAAAATGCGATTTGTAAAGAATATGGCGCCGTGTTCTTAATCGGTATTGGTGGCAAATTATCAGACGGTAAACCACATGATGGTCGTGCACCAGACTATGATGACTGGACAACTGAATCTGAAAACGGCTACAAAGGCTTAAACGGTGATATTTTGGTGTGGAACGCTGAGTTAGGTAAAGCGTTTGAGCTTTCTTCAATGGGTATTCGTGTGGATGAATCAGCATTACGTTTACAAGTTGGCTTAACCGGTGATGAAGATCGCTTAAAAATGGATTGGCACCAAGATTTATTAAACGGCAAATTACCTCTCACCATCGGTGGTGGTATCGGTCAATCTCGTATGGCTATGTTTTTACTTCACAAAAAACACATTGGTGAAGTGCAATCAAGTGTATGGCCAAAAGAAATGTTAGAACAATATCAACATATTCTTTAA
- the asnC gene encoding transcriptional regulator AsnC, translating to MNNIDILDRQILRVLTKDARTPYAEMAKNFGVSPGTIHVRVEKMRQSGLIEGTKAIIDERKLGYDVCCFIGIILKSAKDYEKVIKKLDTFDEVVEAYYTTGNYSIFIKVMTHTIAELHSVLATKIQLIDEIQSTETLISMQNPILRDIKP from the coding sequence ATGAACAATATCGATATACTCGATCGCCAAATTCTCCGTGTACTGACTAAAGATGCTCGTACACCTTATGCAGAAATGGCGAAAAACTTTGGGGTGAGCCCAGGGACGATTCATGTCCGCGTAGAGAAAATGCGTCAGTCTGGTCTGATTGAAGGGACAAAAGCGATTATTGATGAGCGTAAGCTGGGTTACGATGTGTGCTGCTTTATTGGCATTATTTTGAAAAGTGCAAAAGATTATGAAAAAGTGATTAAAAAGCTTGATACCTTTGATGAAGTAGTGGAGGCCTATTACACCACAGGAAATTATTCTATTTTTATTAAAGTGATGACACACACGATTGCTGAATTACATTCCGTGCTGGCGACTAAGATCCAGTTAATTGATGAAATTCAATCAACGGAAACCTTGATTTCGATGCAAAACCCTATTTTACGAGATATTAAACCTTAA
- a CDS encoding NAD(P)/FAD-dependent oxidoreductase, whose product MLEFAHQEHIKSYYFDSRNQTFELPPLTQQEEADVCVIGAGFFGLSAALELAEKGKKVIVLEGARVGFGASGRSGGQAINGFEEGIDEYIAQVGFDKAKKLWDMSLEAIDIIDERIAKYGIQCDWKKGYATLALNERRMDDLIEMEKASHATFGYDKMQLWDKAKLKQHLGSDIYVGGLYDSNSGHLHPLNYCLGLAKACLDLGVQIYEQSPVVDLVEKSGCIEVKTDKSAVISRDVILATNAYIDALPKSIHHGINRKILPVESFIIATDPLDQATADSVINNGMSVCDNNILLDYYRLSADNRLLFGSDSSSEKDMVQIMRRNMLHVFPQLENVKIDYGWAGPIDMTLNASPHFGRISPHIYFAQGYSGHGVALTGLAGRIIAEAILGNDERLKIFEGLKVPSFYGGKYLKNLATKIGVLYYKFLDRYR is encoded by the coding sequence ATGCTCGAATTTGCTCATCAAGAACATATCAAATCTTATTATTTCGACAGTCGAAACCAAACTTTCGAACTACCGCCTCTCACTCAGCAAGAAGAAGCGGATGTTTGCGTTATTGGGGCGGGTTTTTTCGGTTTATCCGCTGCCCTTGAATTAGCAGAAAAAGGCAAGAAAGTCATTGTGTTAGAAGGTGCCAGAGTGGGATTTGGTGCTTCAGGGAGAAGTGGCGGCCAAGCTATCAACGGTTTTGAAGAAGGCATTGACGAATATATTGCTCAAGTGGGCTTTGATAAAGCGAAAAAACTTTGGGATATGTCGCTGGAAGCCATTGATATTATTGATGAACGTATTGCGAAATATGGTATTCAATGTGATTGGAAAAAAGGTTATGCCACATTGGCGTTAAATGAACGTCGTATGGACGATCTCATTGAAATGGAAAAAGCCAGCCACGCGACTTTTGGCTATGACAAAATGCAACTTTGGGATAAAGCCAAGCTTAAACAACATCTAGGCAGTGATATTTATGTAGGCGGTTTATACGATAGCAACTCAGGCCACTTACACCCATTAAATTATTGCTTAGGTTTAGCAAAAGCCTGCTTAGATTTAGGCGTGCAGATTTATGAACAATCTCCCGTTGTGGATTTAGTCGAAAAATCAGGCTGCATTGAAGTCAAAACCGATAAAAGTGCGGTCATTTCTCGAGACGTTATTTTAGCCACCAACGCTTATATTGATGCACTACCGAAATCCATTCATCACGGCATTAATCGTAAAATCTTACCAGTCGAGAGCTTTATTATTGCGACCGACCCCCTAGATCAAGCCACAGCGGATTCCGTGATCAATAACGGCATGTCTGTTTGCGATAACAATATCTTGCTCGATTATTATCGTTTGAGTGCGGATAACCGTTTGTTATTTGGTAGTGACTCGAGCTCAGAAAAAGACATGGTGCAAATTATGCGTCGCAATATGTTGCATGTTTTCCCGCAATTGGAAAACGTCAAAATTGACTATGGCTGGGCAGGACCGATTGATATGACACTCAACGCAAGCCCACATTTTGGTCGCATTTCACCACATATTTATTTTGCACAAGGCTATTCTGGACATGGAGTCGCTCTCACTGGACTTGCTGGACGCATTATTGCAGAAGCAATCCTAGGCAATGACGAACGTTTAAAAATTTTTGAAGGATTAAAAGTGCCTTCATTTTATGGTGGAAAATATCTTAAAAACTTAGCCACCAAGATCGGCGTACTCTATTACAAATTCCTCGATCGTTATCGTTAA
- a CDS encoding extracellular solute-binding protein, producing MKSLCLSAVAFAATSAALAAEKLYVYNWTDYVPSNLVAEFTKETGIEVIYSTFESNEEMYAKLKLTSSTGSGYDLVFPSSYYVNKMAKENMLQELDHSKLSNFKQIPANLLNKEFDPNNKYSLPYVYGLTGIGVNADDIDPSKITSWADLWNPEFKGKVLLTSDAREVFHIALILDGKSPNTTNEEEIKAAYERLVKLLPNVVTFNSDSPEVPFVQGEASIGMLWNGSAYLAHKENPSIQFVYPKEGAIFWMDNYAIPKGAKNTEGAYKFIDFLLRPENAKLVVEKMGFSMPNEGVKSLLSPEMANNPTLFPSAENIEKGIMQGDVGEAVDIYEKYWNKLKTN from the coding sequence ATCAAATCACTTTGTCTTTCTGCCGTTGCATTTGCTGCAACTTCTGCTGCACTTGCTGCTGAAAAACTGTATGTTTACAACTGGACTGACTATGTGCCATCAAATTTGGTTGCAGAATTTACCAAAGAAACGGGCATTGAAGTGATTTATTCTACGTTTGAAAGTAATGAAGAAATGTATGCTAAATTGAAGCTGACCTCTAGCACAGGCAGTGGTTATGATTTAGTTTTCCCATCAAGCTATTACGTCAATAAAATGGCGAAAGAAAATATGTTACAAGAGCTTGATCACAGCAAATTAAGTAATTTTAAACAAATTCCGGCAAACTTATTAAACAAGGAATTTGACCCAAATAACAAATATTCTTTGCCTTATGTTTATGGCTTAACTGGTATCGGCGTGAATGCGGATGATATTGATCCAAGTAAAATCACAAGCTGGGCTGACTTATGGAACCCAGAATTTAAAGGCAAAGTATTATTAACCAGTGATGCGCGTGAAGTATTCCATATTGCATTGATATTAGATGGAAAATCACCAAACACCACGAATGAAGAAGAGATTAAAGCGGCTTATGAGCGCTTAGTTAAATTGTTACCAAATGTGGTGACCTTTAACTCTGACTCGCCAGAAGTACCGTTTGTTCAAGGTGAAGCCTCTATTGGTATGTTATGGAATGGTTCGGCTTATTTAGCACACAAAGAAAATCCAAGTATCCAATTTGTGTATCCAAAAGAAGGCGCGATTTTCTGGATGGATAACTACGCGATTCCCAAAGGTGCGAAAAATACAGAAGGCGCTTATAAATTTATCGACTTCTTACTTCGTCCTGAAAATGCGAAATTAGTCGTTGAGAAAATGGGCTTCTCTATGCCAAATGAAGGCGTGAAATCATTACTTTCACCTGAAATGGCGAATAACCCAACCTTATTCCCATCTGCTGAGAACATTGAAAAAGGCATTATGCAAGGCGATGTGGGTGAAGCAGTGGATATTTACGAAAAATATTGGAATAAATTAAAAACGAATTAA